One Defluviimonas sp. SAOS-178_SWC DNA window includes the following coding sequences:
- a CDS encoding malate--CoA ligase subunit beta: MDIHEYQAKEILGRFGVDVPQGGLAYSPEQAAYRARELGGNRWIVKAQVHAGGRGKAGGVKLCNSEHEIQDATNEMFGRKLVTHQTGPEGKGIYRVYVENAVDFTREIYLGFVLDRTSQRVMIVASSEGGMEIEEISATRPDSIVRSTVEPAVGLQDFQAREIAFALGIPAALTQQMVRTLTGCYRAFRELDATMVEINPLVITADNRILALDAKMTFDGNALFRHPHVSELRDKSQEDPREARAADRGLAYIGLTGNIGCIVNGAGLAMATMDTIKLAGGEPANFLDIGGGATPERVAKAFRLVMSDENVQAILVNIFAGINRCDWVAEGVVQALTANPVDVPVIVRLAGTNVEEGQKILARSGLPIIRAGSLMEAAERAVMAWKNDQKQNTKMRAV, from the coding sequence ATGGACATACATGAATACCAGGCCAAGGAAATCCTCGGCAGGTTCGGCGTGGACGTACCGCAGGGCGGGCTGGCCTACAGCCCCGAACAGGCGGCCTACCGGGCCCGCGAGCTTGGCGGCAACCGCTGGATCGTCAAGGCGCAGGTCCATGCCGGCGGGCGCGGCAAGGCCGGCGGCGTGAAGCTGTGCAATTCGGAGCACGAGATTCAGGACGCCACGAACGAGATGTTCGGCCGCAAGCTCGTGACCCATCAGACCGGGCCGGAGGGCAAGGGCATCTACCGCGTCTATGTCGAGAATGCGGTAGACTTCACCCGCGAGATCTACCTCGGCTTCGTGCTTGACCGGACCTCGCAGCGGGTGATGATCGTCGCCTCCTCCGAAGGCGGGATGGAGATCGAGGAGATCTCCGCGACGCGACCCGACTCGATCGTGCGCTCGACGGTGGAGCCGGCGGTGGGCCTTCAGGATTTCCAGGCCCGCGAGATCGCCTTCGCCCTCGGCATTCCCGCCGCGCTGACCCAGCAGATGGTCCGCACCCTGACGGGTTGCTACCGGGCGTTCCGGGAACTTGACGCGACGATGGTGGAGATCAACCCGCTGGTGATCACCGCCGACAACCGCATCCTCGCGCTCGACGCCAAGATGACCTTCGACGGCAACGCGCTCTTCCGGCATCCGCATGTCTCGGAACTGCGCGACAAGAGCCAGGAGGACCCGCGCGAGGCGCGCGCCGCCGACCGCGGCCTTGCCTATATCGGCCTGACCGGGAACATCGGCTGCATCGTCAACGGCGCCGGTCTCGCGATGGCGACGATGGACACGATCAAGCTCGCCGGGGGCGAGCCTGCGAACTTCCTCGACATCGGCGGCGGCGCAACGCCGGAGCGCGTGGCGAAGGCGTTCCGCCTCGTCATGTCCGACGAAAACGTGCAGGCGATCCTCGTCAACATCTTCGCCGGCATCAACCGCTGCGACTGGGTGGCGGAGGGCGTCGTGCAGGCGCTGACGGCCAACCCCGTCGACGTGCCCGTCATCGTCCGGCTTGCCGGCACGAACGTGGAAGAGGGGCAGAAGATCCTCGCGAGGTCGGGTCTTCCGATCATCCGCGCGGGCTCGCTCATGGAAGCGGCCGAGCGGGCCGTCATGGCCTGGAAGAACGACCAGAAACAGAACACCAAGATGAGGGCGGTCTGA